DNA from Streptomyces sp. NBC_01476:
TGGTCCACGGCCGGGCGAAAGCGGTCAGCACCACCGTGCCGACCAGCAGTCCGTAGGCGATGACGGCCACCGGGTCCGGTGCGTCCTCCTGCTGGGCGCCGTGGTCGGCCAGCACGAAGTAGGCGACCTGGCAGCAGGCCGCTCCGAAGGCGCAGAGCAGTCCGATCGCGTCGAAGGCGAGGCCGGACCAGATCTCCACGACGCACGCCATGCCGGCCACCGCCAGCACCACGCCGACGACCGCGGCACGGCTGACCGGCCGGCGCTGCACGAACCGCACCCAGCCGAGGAGCATCGCGGGACCGAGGTACTCGACCAGGATCGCGACGCCGACCGGTATCCGGGAGATGGCCACGAAGTACAGCGCCTGGCAGCCCGCGACGCCGAGTGCGCCGAAGCCGAGCAGCAGTCCGGGCCGTGCCCGGGGCAGGGTGCGGTCGCGCAGGGCGACGGGCAGCAGGATGAGGGCTGCGCCGGCCACCCGCATCCAGACCACCGCCAGCGGGTCGAACCCCGCCTCGATCAGCGGCTTGGCCGCCACCCCCGACCCGCCGAATGCGCAGGCGGACACGAGGGCGAGCCCGAGTCCTCTGCTGCTGCCCCGAGTTGCGTACATCGGGACATGATGTCAGCTCACGACAGGACCGTCATCCCAGTAGCCGCTGACATCGGCGCCGGCCGCCCGCGGCGCTCTCCCGGCCCGGCAGCCGGGGCCGGCGGCGGGCGCGTCAAGCGGGTCGGCCAGGCCGCTGACACCGGCCCCCCGGGCCGCCGCGGCGCGGGGGACGCGTCATGGCCACAGCAAGTTCCGGGTCCAGCCGTCCCCGTCGCGTTCGTAGCGCAGCCGCAGATGGAAGGGCACCGGGTTGCCCTGCCAGAACTCCGCCTCCCGTGCGCGCAGCCGGTAGAGCGCGTGCGTGGCGGGGACACGTTCCGGTTCGGCCGCCACCTGCTCCCGCGCCACCCGCATCGCCCGCTCGTACTCCCCCGCGTCCCTCAGCGGTGCGCTCACCCGCCCGACGAGGGCCGCGGCCCTGGCGGTCTCGCTGCGGCCGAGGAAGTCCCGCCGGGTGTCCTCGGGCCCGCGGACGCTGACGGGTCCCGCCAGCCGGATCTGCCGGCCGTGCGC
Protein-coding regions in this window:
- a CDS encoding EamA family transporter, with product MYATRGSSRGLGLALVSACAFGGSGVAAKPLIEAGFDPLAVVWMRVAGAALILLPVALRDRTLPRARPGLLLGFGALGVAGCQALYFVAISRIPVGVAILVEYLGPAMLLGWVRFVQRRPVSRAAVVGVVLAVAGMACVVEIWSGLAFDAIGLLCAFGAACCQVAYFVLADHGAQQEDAPDPVAVIAYGLLVGTVVLTAFARPWTIDFPALAHQAALGDREVPSVLLLAWIVLVATVVAYLSGVLAVRRLSPPVAGVVACIEAVVGTVLAWFLLAEHLGAAQLAGGTLVLAGAFTAQTSAAGAPPRADGPEVAQSRQDPTLGPQPAVRTEGQGADVPSTVLPPPAR